The Halarchaeum grantii genome includes a window with the following:
- a CDS encoding endonuclease/exonuclease/phosphatase family protein: MDSVRAMTYNVRVDTPEDAANVWRHRRDAVASTVRYHAPDVVGLQEPLAAQLDDLRERLDGYRFVGQSRASAEAAGEYVPVGYRAARFEAVDSETFWLSETPGIEGSVGWDATHPRVCTRATLRDRESDETVVVFCVHLDHEGREARKRGAELVRERAVGVESGRVLVVGDFNCEAGDPPHDLLASSFDDARAVAPHDHGPNTSRTDFRDLIADWTIDHVFVGDDWTVESRAACSDQYDDGRYPSDHLPVVVDLS; this comes from the coding sequence ATGGATTCCGTTCGCGCCATGACGTACAACGTCCGCGTCGACACGCCCGAAGACGCTGCGAACGTCTGGCGCCACCGGCGCGACGCGGTCGCCTCGACCGTCCGCTATCACGCACCCGACGTCGTCGGCCTGCAGGAGCCGCTCGCCGCGCAGCTCGACGACCTCCGCGAGCGCCTCGATGGCTACCGGTTCGTCGGCCAGTCCCGCGCCAGCGCGGAGGCCGCCGGCGAGTACGTGCCCGTCGGCTATCGCGCGGCGCGCTTCGAGGCCGTGGACTCCGAGACCTTCTGGCTCTCCGAGACGCCCGGTATCGAGGGGAGCGTCGGCTGGGACGCCACCCACCCGCGCGTCTGCACGCGCGCCACCCTCCGCGACCGCGAGAGCGACGAGACCGTCGTCGTCTTCTGCGTCCACCTCGACCACGAGGGCCGCGAAGCGCGAAAACGCGGCGCCGAACTCGTCCGCGAACGCGCCGTCGGCGTCGAGTCCGGGCGCGTCCTCGTCGTCGGCGACTTCAACTGCGAGGCCGGCGACCCGCCCCACGACCTGCTCGCGTCATCCTTCGACGACGCGCGCGCCGTCGCGCCCCACGACCACGGCCCGAACACCTCGCGGACCGACTTTCGGGACCTCATCGCCGACTGGACGATCGACCACGTCTTCGTCGGCGACGACTGGACCGTCGAGAGTCGGGCCGCCTGCAGCGACCAGTACGACGACGGACGCTACCCCTCCGACCACCTCCCCGTCGTCGTCGACCTCTCCTAA
- a CDS encoding helix-turn-helix domain-containing protein: protein MTLIAELRLSSPDLPLVSALGAAPETTLEVESAMAADADRPALFVWARGGDLDAFERAARDDATVGDVRCLEDFGERRLYRVCVAADAPVVLYRETVAVGAARLDVRATSDGIDTRIRFPDRDALRTFRARLVERDVDVSVRRLYSERDGDADGDADGLTEKQYETVATALDAGYFAVPRDASLADIADALGVSRQAASERIRRAMATLATDAVEDAGGHS, encoded by the coding sequence ATGACACTCATCGCGGAACTCCGGCTCTCGAGCCCGGACCTGCCGCTCGTCTCGGCGCTGGGTGCGGCACCGGAGACGACGCTGGAGGTGGAGTCCGCGATGGCGGCCGACGCGGATCGCCCGGCGCTGTTCGTGTGGGCGCGCGGCGGTGACCTCGACGCCTTCGAGCGCGCGGCGCGCGACGACGCGACGGTCGGCGACGTCCGGTGTCTCGAAGACTTCGGCGAGCGCCGACTCTATCGGGTCTGTGTGGCGGCCGACGCGCCGGTCGTCCTCTACCGCGAGACGGTCGCGGTCGGCGCGGCGCGCCTCGACGTCCGCGCGACGTCCGACGGCATCGACACCCGCATCCGCTTCCCGGACCGGGACGCGCTCCGCACGTTCCGCGCGCGCCTCGTCGAGCGCGACGTCGACGTCTCCGTCCGCCGGCTCTACTCGGAGCGGGACGGCGACGCGGACGGCGACGCGGACGGCCTGACGGAGAAGCAGTACGAGACGGTGGCGACGGCGCTCGACGCGGGCTACTTCGCGGTGCCGCGCGACGCGTCGCTCGCGGACATCGCGGACGCCCTCGGCGTCTCGCGGCAGGCGGCCTCCGAGCGCATCCGGCGCGCGATGGCGACGCTCGCGACGGACGCGGTCGAGGACGCGGGCGGGCACTCGTGA
- a CDS encoding ABC transporter ATP-binding protein yields MNAIATADLRKSYGDLTALAGLTLDVPSGELFALLGPNGAGKSTTIRILTGQLRPDAGSASVLGVDPVEDPVGVRERIGVLPEQESPPSFMTPREYFDFVASVRGIDDDALSERVETWAARLSFREKLDTLNTDLSRGQQQKVMITGAFLHDPDLVFIDEPLVNLDPIVQETVKRFLESYRDDGNTVFLSTHDIDVAAELCDRVGIVREGDLVATRRPAELGEGERLLDVFLREVGDGAASVDGPTGSGGAHDR; encoded by the coding sequence GTGAACGCGATAGCCACGGCGGACCTCCGCAAGTCCTACGGCGACCTGACGGCGCTCGCCGGGTTGACGCTCGACGTCCCGTCGGGCGAGCTCTTCGCGCTGCTCGGGCCGAACGGCGCGGGCAAGAGCACGACCATCCGCATTCTCACCGGCCAGCTCCGCCCGGACGCGGGGTCGGCGTCCGTCCTCGGCGTCGACCCGGTCGAGGACCCGGTCGGGGTGCGCGAGCGCATCGGCGTCCTCCCCGAGCAGGAGTCGCCACCGAGCTTCATGACGCCGCGCGAGTACTTCGACTTCGTCGCGAGCGTCCGGGGAATCGACGACGACGCCCTCTCCGAGCGCGTCGAGACGTGGGCGGCTCGGCTCTCCTTCCGCGAGAAGCTCGACACGTTGAACACTGACCTCTCGCGCGGCCAACAGCAGAAGGTGATGATCACGGGCGCGTTCCTCCACGACCCCGACCTCGTCTTCATCGACGAACCGCTCGTCAACCTCGACCCGATCGTGCAGGAGACCGTCAAGCGCTTCCTCGAGTCCTATCGCGACGACGGCAACACGGTCTTCCTCTCGACGCACGACATCGACGTCGCCGCCGAGCTCTGCGACCGCGTGGGCATCGTCCGCGAGGGCGACCTCGTGGCGACGCGCCGTCCCGCCGAGTTGGGCGAGGGCGAACGCCTCCTCGACGTCTTCCTCCGTGAGGTCGGCGACGGCGCGGCGTCGGTCGACGGCCCGACAGGCTCGGGGGGAGCGCACGACCGATGA